The following coding sequences lie in one Zingiber officinale cultivar Zhangliang chromosome 2B, Zo_v1.1, whole genome shotgun sequence genomic window:
- the LOC122047372 gene encoding transcription factor TGA2.1-like isoform X9 — protein MAMRIVEFLLVCLSVPEKNQLLFSKSSSLMEGGEIWMENYRVGEAEPLARALPDGAQSAITPASVKFFDQEAAAYFGQLEEDLVQGVEYMRETEDRNSALLWRRPPTLEIFPSWPMRQESLQSARSTDSGSAQNTESHLEMESQTLGRTCSDRLADHQLSNLEDKGKMTDSSARKDGRVLDAKTLRRLAQNREAAKKSRLRKKAYVQQLEFSRIKLHQTEQELERARSQGLLAVAAGRSNEATDSVSGTAAAAFDVEYGRWQEEECRRMGELRAAVQARFPDASLGVMLDEWVAHYDKLFQLKAGVARADPIHLLNGAWRTPAERCFLWIGGFRPSELLKMVVPVVDPLTEQQVIAMYNLQLSSHQAEEALSLGLHQLQRSLAETVACGGGGAAASLSVDVGIYTSFMGIALGQLANLEGFIRQADNLRQQTLHQLRCNLTMRQATQCFLSIGEYYARLRALSSLWISRPRENLIGNDSVGSTSTGSLKIAHRSQHNHFSTY, from the exons ATGGCCATGAGAATTGTCGAATTCTTGCTTGTTTGTCTCTCTGTGCCTGAAAAGAACCAGTTGCTATTTTCCAAGAGCTCATCtctcatg GAAGGAGGAGAGATTTGGATGGAAAATTACAGAGTTGGTGAAGCTGAACCTTTAGCCAGGGCTCTTCCTGATGGAGCTCAGAGCGCCATAACTCCAGCTTCAGTTAAATTCTT TGATCAGGAAGCAGCTGCTTACTTTGGGCAATTGGAGGAGGATCTGGTGCAGGGAGTAGAATACATGAGAGAAACTGAAGACAGAAACT CAGCTTTGCTCTGGAGAAGACCCCCAACCCTAGAGatcttcccttcgtggccaatGAGA CAGGAAAGTTTACAGTCAGCAAGAAGCACTGATTCTGGCTCAGCTCAAAACACAGAGTCTCATCTGGAAATGGAATCGCAAACTTTAGGAAGGACTTGCTCAGACCGTTTGGCTGATCACCAACTCTCAAACCTAGAAGACAAG GGGAAAATGACCGATTCTTCTGCAAGAAAAGATGGACGAGTTCTTGATGCCAAG ACGCTAAGGCGTTTGGCTCAGAACAGGGAGGCAGCAAAGAAGAGCCGgttgaggaagaag GCGTATGTGCAGCAACTGGAGTTCAGTAGAATTAAGCTTCATCAGACAGAGCAAGAGCTCGAGAGAGCAAGATCGCAG GGTCTCTTAGCAGTTGCAGCAGGCAGATCAAATGAAGCTACCGATTCCG TTTCAGGTACTGCTGCTGCTGCGTTCGACGTGGAGTACGGGCGGTGGCAGGAGGAGGAATGCCGGCGGATGGGGGAGCTCCGGGCGGCGGTGCAGGCTCGGTTTCCCGATGCGAGTCTAGGCGTGATGCTGGATGAGTGGGTGGCGCACTACGACAAGCTGTTCCAGTTGAAGGCCGGCGTGGCGAGGGCCGACCCGATCCACCTCTTGAACGGAGCTTGGAGGACTCCGGCGGAGCGCTGCTTTCTCTGGATCGGTGGTTTCCGGCCTTCTGAACTTCTCAAA ATGGTGGTGCCTGTGGTGGATCCGTTGACGGAGCAGCAGGTGATTGCGATGTACAACCTGCAGCTGTCGTCGCATCAAGCGGAGGAGGCTCTGTCGCTGGGACTCCACCAGCTCCAGCGCTCCTTAGCAGAGACGGTGGCCTGCGGGGGCGGCGGTGCGGCTGCTTCCCTCAGCGTCGATGTCGGCATTTACACGAGCTTCATGGGTATCGCATTAGGACAGCTGGCAAACCTCGAAGGATTCATCCGCcag GCTGACAATTTGAGACAGCAAACATTGCATCAACTGCGTTGCAATCTAACCATGAGACAGGCAACACAGTGTTTCCTTTCAATCGGAGAGTATTATGCTCGTCTACGTGCTCTTAGCTCACTGTGGATTTCTCGTCCTCGAGA GAACTTGATAGGAAATGATAGTGTTGGCTCTACCTCAACAGGTAGCCTGAAAATTGCTCATCGTTCACAGCACAATCATTTCTCAACCTATTGA
- the LOC122047372 gene encoding transcription factor TGA2.1-like isoform X10, whose amino-acid sequence MAMRIVEFLLVCLSVPEKNQLLFSKSSSLMEGGEIWMENYRVGEAEPLARALPDGAQSAITPASVKFFDQEAAAYFGQLEEDLVQGVEYMRETEDRNSALLWRRPPTLEIFPSWPMRESLQSARSTDSGSAQNTESHLEMESQTLGRTCSDRLADHQLSNLEDKGKMTDSSARKDGRVLDAKTLRRLAQNREAAKKSRLRKKAYVQQLEFSRIKLHQTEQELERARSQGLLAVAAGRSNEATDSGTAAAAFDVEYGRWQEEECRRMGELRAAVQARFPDASLGVMLDEWVAHYDKLFQLKAGVARADPIHLLNGAWRTPAERCFLWIGGFRPSELLKMVVPVVDPLTEQQVIAMYNLQLSSHQAEEALSLGLHQLQRSLAETVACGGGGAAASLSVDVGIYTSFMGIALGQLANLEGFIRQADNLRQQTLHQLRCNLTMRQATQCFLSIGEYYARLRALSSLWISRPRENLIGNDSVGSTSTGSLKIAHRSQHNHFSTY is encoded by the exons ATGGCCATGAGAATTGTCGAATTCTTGCTTGTTTGTCTCTCTGTGCCTGAAAAGAACCAGTTGCTATTTTCCAAGAGCTCATCtctcatg GAAGGAGGAGAGATTTGGATGGAAAATTACAGAGTTGGTGAAGCTGAACCTTTAGCCAGGGCTCTTCCTGATGGAGCTCAGAGCGCCATAACTCCAGCTTCAGTTAAATTCTT TGATCAGGAAGCAGCTGCTTACTTTGGGCAATTGGAGGAGGATCTGGTGCAGGGAGTAGAATACATGAGAGAAACTGAAGACAGAAACT CAGCTTTGCTCTGGAGAAGACCCCCAACCCTAGAGatcttcccttcgtggccaatGAGA GAAAGTTTACAGTCAGCAAGAAGCACTGATTCTGGCTCAGCTCAAAACACAGAGTCTCATCTGGAAATGGAATCGCAAACTTTAGGAAGGACTTGCTCAGACCGTTTGGCTGATCACCAACTCTCAAACCTAGAAGACAAG GGGAAAATGACCGATTCTTCTGCAAGAAAAGATGGACGAGTTCTTGATGCCAAG ACGCTAAGGCGTTTGGCTCAGAACAGGGAGGCAGCAAAGAAGAGCCGgttgaggaagaag GCGTATGTGCAGCAACTGGAGTTCAGTAGAATTAAGCTTCATCAGACAGAGCAAGAGCTCGAGAGAGCAAGATCGCAG GGTCTCTTAGCAGTTGCAGCAGGCAGATCAAATGAAGCTACCGATTCCG GTACTGCTGCTGCTGCGTTCGACGTGGAGTACGGGCGGTGGCAGGAGGAGGAATGCCGGCGGATGGGGGAGCTCCGGGCGGCGGTGCAGGCTCGGTTTCCCGATGCGAGTCTAGGCGTGATGCTGGATGAGTGGGTGGCGCACTACGACAAGCTGTTCCAGTTGAAGGCCGGCGTGGCGAGGGCCGACCCGATCCACCTCTTGAACGGAGCTTGGAGGACTCCGGCGGAGCGCTGCTTTCTCTGGATCGGTGGTTTCCGGCCTTCTGAACTTCTCAAA ATGGTGGTGCCTGTGGTGGATCCGTTGACGGAGCAGCAGGTGATTGCGATGTACAACCTGCAGCTGTCGTCGCATCAAGCGGAGGAGGCTCTGTCGCTGGGACTCCACCAGCTCCAGCGCTCCTTAGCAGAGACGGTGGCCTGCGGGGGCGGCGGTGCGGCTGCTTCCCTCAGCGTCGATGTCGGCATTTACACGAGCTTCATGGGTATCGCATTAGGACAGCTGGCAAACCTCGAAGGATTCATCCGCcag GCTGACAATTTGAGACAGCAAACATTGCATCAACTGCGTTGCAATCTAACCATGAGACAGGCAACACAGTGTTTCCTTTCAATCGGAGAGTATTATGCTCGTCTACGTGCTCTTAGCTCACTGTGGATTTCTCGTCCTCGAGA GAACTTGATAGGAAATGATAGTGTTGGCTCTACCTCAACAGGTAGCCTGAAAATTGCTCATCGTTCACAGCACAATCATTTCTCAACCTATTGA
- the LOC122047372 gene encoding transcription factor TGA2.2-like isoform X12: MAMRIVEFLLVCLSVPEKNQLLFSKSSSLMVFHMVQEGGEIWMENYRVGEAEPLARALPDGAQSAITPASVKFFDQEAAAYFGQLEEDLVQGVEYMRETEDRNSALLWRRPPTLEIFPSWPMRQESLQSARSTDSGSAQNTESHLEMESQTLGRTCSDRLADHQLSNLEDKGKMTDSSARKDGRVLDAKAYVQQLEFSRIKLHQTEQELERARSQGLLAVAAGRSNEATDSGTAAAAFDVEYGRWQEEECRRMGELRAAVQARFPDASLGVMLDEWVAHYDKLFQLKAGVARADPIHLLNGAWRTPAERCFLWIGGFRPSELLKMVVPVVDPLTEQQVIAMYNLQLSSHQAEEALSLGLHQLQRSLAETVACGGGGAAASLSVDVGIYTSFMGIALGQLANLEGFIRQADNLRQQTLHQLRCNLTMRQATQCFLSIGEYYARLRALSSLWISRPRENLIGNDSVGSTSTGSLKIAHRSQHNHFSTY, translated from the exons ATGGCCATGAGAATTGTCGAATTCTTGCTTGTTTGTCTCTCTGTGCCTGAAAAGAACCAGTTGCTATTTTCCAAGAGCTCATCtctcatggtg TTTCATATGGTGCAGGAAGGAGGAGAGATTTGGATGGAAAATTACAGAGTTGGTGAAGCTGAACCTTTAGCCAGGGCTCTTCCTGATGGAGCTCAGAGCGCCATAACTCCAGCTTCAGTTAAATTCTT TGATCAGGAAGCAGCTGCTTACTTTGGGCAATTGGAGGAGGATCTGGTGCAGGGAGTAGAATACATGAGAGAAACTGAAGACAGAAACT CAGCTTTGCTCTGGAGAAGACCCCCAACCCTAGAGatcttcccttcgtggccaatGAGA CAGGAAAGTTTACAGTCAGCAAGAAGCACTGATTCTGGCTCAGCTCAAAACACAGAGTCTCATCTGGAAATGGAATCGCAAACTTTAGGAAGGACTTGCTCAGACCGTTTGGCTGATCACCAACTCTCAAACCTAGAAGACAAG GGGAAAATGACCGATTCTTCTGCAAGAAAAGATGGACGAGTTCTTGATGCCAAG GCGTATGTGCAGCAACTGGAGTTCAGTAGAATTAAGCTTCATCAGACAGAGCAAGAGCTCGAGAGAGCAAGATCGCAG GGTCTCTTAGCAGTTGCAGCAGGCAGATCAAATGAAGCTACCGATTCCG GTACTGCTGCTGCTGCGTTCGACGTGGAGTACGGGCGGTGGCAGGAGGAGGAATGCCGGCGGATGGGGGAGCTCCGGGCGGCGGTGCAGGCTCGGTTTCCCGATGCGAGTCTAGGCGTGATGCTGGATGAGTGGGTGGCGCACTACGACAAGCTGTTCCAGTTGAAGGCCGGCGTGGCGAGGGCCGACCCGATCCACCTCTTGAACGGAGCTTGGAGGACTCCGGCGGAGCGCTGCTTTCTCTGGATCGGTGGTTTCCGGCCTTCTGAACTTCTCAAA ATGGTGGTGCCTGTGGTGGATCCGTTGACGGAGCAGCAGGTGATTGCGATGTACAACCTGCAGCTGTCGTCGCATCAAGCGGAGGAGGCTCTGTCGCTGGGACTCCACCAGCTCCAGCGCTCCTTAGCAGAGACGGTGGCCTGCGGGGGCGGCGGTGCGGCTGCTTCCCTCAGCGTCGATGTCGGCATTTACACGAGCTTCATGGGTATCGCATTAGGACAGCTGGCAAACCTCGAAGGATTCATCCGCcag GCTGACAATTTGAGACAGCAAACATTGCATCAACTGCGTTGCAATCTAACCATGAGACAGGCAACACAGTGTTTCCTTTCAATCGGAGAGTATTATGCTCGTCTACGTGCTCTTAGCTCACTGTGGATTTCTCGTCCTCGAGA GAACTTGATAGGAAATGATAGTGTTGGCTCTACCTCAACAGGTAGCCTGAAAATTGCTCATCGTTCACAGCACAATCATTTCTCAACCTATTGA
- the LOC122047372 gene encoding transcription factor TGA2.1-like isoform X7, producing MAMRIVEFLLVCLSVPEKNQLLFSKSSSLMFHMVQEGGEIWMENYRVGEAEPLARALPDGAQSAITPASVKFFDQEAAAYFGQLEEDLVQGVEYMRETEDRNSALLWRRPPTLEIFPSWPMRESLQSARSTDSGSAQNTESHLEMESQTLGRTCSDRLADHQLSNLEDKGKMTDSSARKDGRVLDAKTLRRLAQNREAAKKSRLRKKAYVQQLEFSRIKLHQTEQELERARSQGLLAVAAGRSNEATDSGTAAAAFDVEYGRWQEEECRRMGELRAAVQARFPDASLGVMLDEWVAHYDKLFQLKAGVARADPIHLLNGAWRTPAERCFLWIGGFRPSELLKMVVPVVDPLTEQQVIAMYNLQLSSHQAEEALSLGLHQLQRSLAETVACGGGGAAASLSVDVGIYTSFMGIALGQLANLEGFIRQADNLRQQTLHQLRCNLTMRQATQCFLSIGEYYARLRALSSLWISRPRENLIGNDSVGSTSTGSLKIAHRSQHNHFSTY from the exons ATGGCCATGAGAATTGTCGAATTCTTGCTTGTTTGTCTCTCTGTGCCTGAAAAGAACCAGTTGCTATTTTCCAAGAGCTCATCtctcatg TTTCATATGGTGCAGGAAGGAGGAGAGATTTGGATGGAAAATTACAGAGTTGGTGAAGCTGAACCTTTAGCCAGGGCTCTTCCTGATGGAGCTCAGAGCGCCATAACTCCAGCTTCAGTTAAATTCTT TGATCAGGAAGCAGCTGCTTACTTTGGGCAATTGGAGGAGGATCTGGTGCAGGGAGTAGAATACATGAGAGAAACTGAAGACAGAAACT CAGCTTTGCTCTGGAGAAGACCCCCAACCCTAGAGatcttcccttcgtggccaatGAGA GAAAGTTTACAGTCAGCAAGAAGCACTGATTCTGGCTCAGCTCAAAACACAGAGTCTCATCTGGAAATGGAATCGCAAACTTTAGGAAGGACTTGCTCAGACCGTTTGGCTGATCACCAACTCTCAAACCTAGAAGACAAG GGGAAAATGACCGATTCTTCTGCAAGAAAAGATGGACGAGTTCTTGATGCCAAG ACGCTAAGGCGTTTGGCTCAGAACAGGGAGGCAGCAAAGAAGAGCCGgttgaggaagaag GCGTATGTGCAGCAACTGGAGTTCAGTAGAATTAAGCTTCATCAGACAGAGCAAGAGCTCGAGAGAGCAAGATCGCAG GGTCTCTTAGCAGTTGCAGCAGGCAGATCAAATGAAGCTACCGATTCCG GTACTGCTGCTGCTGCGTTCGACGTGGAGTACGGGCGGTGGCAGGAGGAGGAATGCCGGCGGATGGGGGAGCTCCGGGCGGCGGTGCAGGCTCGGTTTCCCGATGCGAGTCTAGGCGTGATGCTGGATGAGTGGGTGGCGCACTACGACAAGCTGTTCCAGTTGAAGGCCGGCGTGGCGAGGGCCGACCCGATCCACCTCTTGAACGGAGCTTGGAGGACTCCGGCGGAGCGCTGCTTTCTCTGGATCGGTGGTTTCCGGCCTTCTGAACTTCTCAAA ATGGTGGTGCCTGTGGTGGATCCGTTGACGGAGCAGCAGGTGATTGCGATGTACAACCTGCAGCTGTCGTCGCATCAAGCGGAGGAGGCTCTGTCGCTGGGACTCCACCAGCTCCAGCGCTCCTTAGCAGAGACGGTGGCCTGCGGGGGCGGCGGTGCGGCTGCTTCCCTCAGCGTCGATGTCGGCATTTACACGAGCTTCATGGGTATCGCATTAGGACAGCTGGCAAACCTCGAAGGATTCATCCGCcag GCTGACAATTTGAGACAGCAAACATTGCATCAACTGCGTTGCAATCTAACCATGAGACAGGCAACACAGTGTTTCCTTTCAATCGGAGAGTATTATGCTCGTCTACGTGCTCTTAGCTCACTGTGGATTTCTCGTCCTCGAGA GAACTTGATAGGAAATGATAGTGTTGGCTCTACCTCAACAGGTAGCCTGAAAATTGCTCATCGTTCACAGCACAATCATTTCTCAACCTATTGA
- the LOC122047372 gene encoding transcription factor TGA2.1-like isoform X6 produces the protein MAMRIVEFLLVCLSVPEKNQLLFSKSSSLMVFHMVQEGGEIWMENYRVGEAEPLARALPDGAQSAITPASVKFFDQEAAAYFGQLEEDLVQGVEYMRETEDRNSLLWRRPPTLEIFPSWPMRESLQSARSTDSGSAQNTESHLEMESQTLGRTCSDRLADHQLSNLEDKGKMTDSSARKDGRVLDAKTLRRLAQNREAAKKSRLRKKAYVQQLEFSRIKLHQTEQELERARSQGLLAVAAGRSNEATDSVSGTAAAAFDVEYGRWQEEECRRMGELRAAVQARFPDASLGVMLDEWVAHYDKLFQLKAGVARADPIHLLNGAWRTPAERCFLWIGGFRPSELLKMVVPVVDPLTEQQVIAMYNLQLSSHQAEEALSLGLHQLQRSLAETVACGGGGAAASLSVDVGIYTSFMGIALGQLANLEGFIRQADNLRQQTLHQLRCNLTMRQATQCFLSIGEYYARLRALSSLWISRPRENLIGNDSVGSTSTGSLKIAHRSQHNHFSTY, from the exons ATGGCCATGAGAATTGTCGAATTCTTGCTTGTTTGTCTCTCTGTGCCTGAAAAGAACCAGTTGCTATTTTCCAAGAGCTCATCtctcatggtg TTTCATATGGTGCAGGAAGGAGGAGAGATTTGGATGGAAAATTACAGAGTTGGTGAAGCTGAACCTTTAGCCAGGGCTCTTCCTGATGGAGCTCAGAGCGCCATAACTCCAGCTTCAGTTAAATTCTT TGATCAGGAAGCAGCTGCTTACTTTGGGCAATTGGAGGAGGATCTGGTGCAGGGAGTAGAATACATGAGAGAAACTGAAGACAGAAACT CTTTGCTCTGGAGAAGACCCCCAACCCTAGAGatcttcccttcgtggccaatGAGA GAAAGTTTACAGTCAGCAAGAAGCACTGATTCTGGCTCAGCTCAAAACACAGAGTCTCATCTGGAAATGGAATCGCAAACTTTAGGAAGGACTTGCTCAGACCGTTTGGCTGATCACCAACTCTCAAACCTAGAAGACAAG GGGAAAATGACCGATTCTTCTGCAAGAAAAGATGGACGAGTTCTTGATGCCAAG ACGCTAAGGCGTTTGGCTCAGAACAGGGAGGCAGCAAAGAAGAGCCGgttgaggaagaag GCGTATGTGCAGCAACTGGAGTTCAGTAGAATTAAGCTTCATCAGACAGAGCAAGAGCTCGAGAGAGCAAGATCGCAG GGTCTCTTAGCAGTTGCAGCAGGCAGATCAAATGAAGCTACCGATTCCG TTTCAGGTACTGCTGCTGCTGCGTTCGACGTGGAGTACGGGCGGTGGCAGGAGGAGGAATGCCGGCGGATGGGGGAGCTCCGGGCGGCGGTGCAGGCTCGGTTTCCCGATGCGAGTCTAGGCGTGATGCTGGATGAGTGGGTGGCGCACTACGACAAGCTGTTCCAGTTGAAGGCCGGCGTGGCGAGGGCCGACCCGATCCACCTCTTGAACGGAGCTTGGAGGACTCCGGCGGAGCGCTGCTTTCTCTGGATCGGTGGTTTCCGGCCTTCTGAACTTCTCAAA ATGGTGGTGCCTGTGGTGGATCCGTTGACGGAGCAGCAGGTGATTGCGATGTACAACCTGCAGCTGTCGTCGCATCAAGCGGAGGAGGCTCTGTCGCTGGGACTCCACCAGCTCCAGCGCTCCTTAGCAGAGACGGTGGCCTGCGGGGGCGGCGGTGCGGCTGCTTCCCTCAGCGTCGATGTCGGCATTTACACGAGCTTCATGGGTATCGCATTAGGACAGCTGGCAAACCTCGAAGGATTCATCCGCcag GCTGACAATTTGAGACAGCAAACATTGCATCAACTGCGTTGCAATCTAACCATGAGACAGGCAACACAGTGTTTCCTTTCAATCGGAGAGTATTATGCTCGTCTACGTGCTCTTAGCTCACTGTGGATTTCTCGTCCTCGAGA GAACTTGATAGGAAATGATAGTGTTGGCTCTACCTCAACAGGTAGCCTGAAAATTGCTCATCGTTCACAGCACAATCATTTCTCAACCTATTGA
- the LOC122047372 gene encoding transcription factor TGA2.1-like isoform X13, which yields MPVFDQEAAAYFGQLEEDLVQGVEYMRETEDRNSALLWRRPPTLEIFPSWPMRQESLQSARSTDSGSAQNTESHLEMESQTLGRTCSDRLADHQLSNLEDKGKMTDSSARKDGRVLDAKTLRRLAQNREAAKKSRLRKKAYVQQLEFSRIKLHQTEQELERARSQGLLAVAAGRSNEATDSVSGTAAAAFDVEYGRWQEEECRRMGELRAAVQARFPDASLGVMLDEWVAHYDKLFQLKAGVARADPIHLLNGAWRTPAERCFLWIGGFRPSELLKMVVPVVDPLTEQQVIAMYNLQLSSHQAEEALSLGLHQLQRSLAETVACGGGGAAASLSVDVGIYTSFMGIALGQLANLEGFIRQADNLRQQTLHQLRCNLTMRQATQCFLSIGEYYARLRALSSLWISRPRENLIGNDSVGSTSTGSLKIAHRSQHNHFSTY from the exons ATGCCAGTTTT TGATCAGGAAGCAGCTGCTTACTTTGGGCAATTGGAGGAGGATCTGGTGCAGGGAGTAGAATACATGAGAGAAACTGAAGACAGAAACT CAGCTTTGCTCTGGAGAAGACCCCCAACCCTAGAGatcttcccttcgtggccaatGAGA CAGGAAAGTTTACAGTCAGCAAGAAGCACTGATTCTGGCTCAGCTCAAAACACAGAGTCTCATCTGGAAATGGAATCGCAAACTTTAGGAAGGACTTGCTCAGACCGTTTGGCTGATCACCAACTCTCAAACCTAGAAGACAAG GGGAAAATGACCGATTCTTCTGCAAGAAAAGATGGACGAGTTCTTGATGCCAAG ACGCTAAGGCGTTTGGCTCAGAACAGGGAGGCAGCAAAGAAGAGCCGgttgaggaagaag GCGTATGTGCAGCAACTGGAGTTCAGTAGAATTAAGCTTCATCAGACAGAGCAAGAGCTCGAGAGAGCAAGATCGCAG GGTCTCTTAGCAGTTGCAGCAGGCAGATCAAATGAAGCTACCGATTCCG TTTCAGGTACTGCTGCTGCTGCGTTCGACGTGGAGTACGGGCGGTGGCAGGAGGAGGAATGCCGGCGGATGGGGGAGCTCCGGGCGGCGGTGCAGGCTCGGTTTCCCGATGCGAGTCTAGGCGTGATGCTGGATGAGTGGGTGGCGCACTACGACAAGCTGTTCCAGTTGAAGGCCGGCGTGGCGAGGGCCGACCCGATCCACCTCTTGAACGGAGCTTGGAGGACTCCGGCGGAGCGCTGCTTTCTCTGGATCGGTGGTTTCCGGCCTTCTGAACTTCTCAAA ATGGTGGTGCCTGTGGTGGATCCGTTGACGGAGCAGCAGGTGATTGCGATGTACAACCTGCAGCTGTCGTCGCATCAAGCGGAGGAGGCTCTGTCGCTGGGACTCCACCAGCTCCAGCGCTCCTTAGCAGAGACGGTGGCCTGCGGGGGCGGCGGTGCGGCTGCTTCCCTCAGCGTCGATGTCGGCATTTACACGAGCTTCATGGGTATCGCATTAGGACAGCTGGCAAACCTCGAAGGATTCATCCGCcag GCTGACAATTTGAGACAGCAAACATTGCATCAACTGCGTTGCAATCTAACCATGAGACAGGCAACACAGTGTTTCCTTTCAATCGGAGAGTATTATGCTCGTCTACGTGCTCTTAGCTCACTGTGGATTTCTCGTCCTCGAGA GAACTTGATAGGAAATGATAGTGTTGGCTCTACCTCAACAGGTAGCCTGAAAATTGCTCATCGTTCACAGCACAATCATTTCTCAACCTATTGA
- the LOC122047372 gene encoding transcription factor TGA2.1-like isoform X14: MPVFDQEAAAYFGQLEEDLVQGVEYMRETEDRNSLLWRRPPTLEIFPSWPMRQESLQSARSTDSGSAQNTESHLEMESQTLGRTCSDRLADHQLSNLEDKGKMTDSSARKDGRVLDAKTLRRLAQNREAAKKSRLRKKAYVQQLEFSRIKLHQTEQELERARSQGLLAVAAGRSNEATDSVSGTAAAAFDVEYGRWQEEECRRMGELRAAVQARFPDASLGVMLDEWVAHYDKLFQLKAGVARADPIHLLNGAWRTPAERCFLWIGGFRPSELLKMVVPVVDPLTEQQVIAMYNLQLSSHQAEEALSLGLHQLQRSLAETVACGGGGAAASLSVDVGIYTSFMGIALGQLANLEGFIRQADNLRQQTLHQLRCNLTMRQATQCFLSIGEYYARLRALSSLWISRPRENLIGNDSVGSTSTGSLKIAHRSQHNHFSTY; encoded by the exons ATGCCAGTTTT TGATCAGGAAGCAGCTGCTTACTTTGGGCAATTGGAGGAGGATCTGGTGCAGGGAGTAGAATACATGAGAGAAACTGAAGACAGAAACT CTTTGCTCTGGAGAAGACCCCCAACCCTAGAGatcttcccttcgtggccaatGAGA CAGGAAAGTTTACAGTCAGCAAGAAGCACTGATTCTGGCTCAGCTCAAAACACAGAGTCTCATCTGGAAATGGAATCGCAAACTTTAGGAAGGACTTGCTCAGACCGTTTGGCTGATCACCAACTCTCAAACCTAGAAGACAAG GGGAAAATGACCGATTCTTCTGCAAGAAAAGATGGACGAGTTCTTGATGCCAAG ACGCTAAGGCGTTTGGCTCAGAACAGGGAGGCAGCAAAGAAGAGCCGgttgaggaagaag GCGTATGTGCAGCAACTGGAGTTCAGTAGAATTAAGCTTCATCAGACAGAGCAAGAGCTCGAGAGAGCAAGATCGCAG GGTCTCTTAGCAGTTGCAGCAGGCAGATCAAATGAAGCTACCGATTCCG TTTCAGGTACTGCTGCTGCTGCGTTCGACGTGGAGTACGGGCGGTGGCAGGAGGAGGAATGCCGGCGGATGGGGGAGCTCCGGGCGGCGGTGCAGGCTCGGTTTCCCGATGCGAGTCTAGGCGTGATGCTGGATGAGTGGGTGGCGCACTACGACAAGCTGTTCCAGTTGAAGGCCGGCGTGGCGAGGGCCGACCCGATCCACCTCTTGAACGGAGCTTGGAGGACTCCGGCGGAGCGCTGCTTTCTCTGGATCGGTGGTTTCCGGCCTTCTGAACTTCTCAAA ATGGTGGTGCCTGTGGTGGATCCGTTGACGGAGCAGCAGGTGATTGCGATGTACAACCTGCAGCTGTCGTCGCATCAAGCGGAGGAGGCTCTGTCGCTGGGACTCCACCAGCTCCAGCGCTCCTTAGCAGAGACGGTGGCCTGCGGGGGCGGCGGTGCGGCTGCTTCCCTCAGCGTCGATGTCGGCATTTACACGAGCTTCATGGGTATCGCATTAGGACAGCTGGCAAACCTCGAAGGATTCATCCGCcag GCTGACAATTTGAGACAGCAAACATTGCATCAACTGCGTTGCAATCTAACCATGAGACAGGCAACACAGTGTTTCCTTTCAATCGGAGAGTATTATGCTCGTCTACGTGCTCTTAGCTCACTGTGGATTTCTCGTCCTCGAGA GAACTTGATAGGAAATGATAGTGTTGGCTCTACCTCAACAGGTAGCCTGAAAATTGCTCATCGTTCACAGCACAATCATTTCTCAACCTATTGA